ACCCGAAGGGGTCAGGCCCAGGCTCTCGGCCGCTCGCGTGAAGCCGCCCAGGTCGACGGCCTTGATGAAGACTTCGATCTCCGAGATGGAGTCCATGTTGCCGCCAGCTCACAGCCATTCATGATCCGGCGTCAACATGGCGAGGCCGTCAGGTGGCGCGTGCCCACAAGTCACGGAGGTCCGTGGGCAGCTCGCCCGCGATGTCGTTGCTCTCTCCCTCGGAGATCTGTGCCTGGATGGCGCTGAAGACGGCACGGACGATGGGTTCTGCGTTCTCGGCTTCCACGCCCAGGTCCGTGGAGACCATCGCCAGCATCTCCGCCCGGCCGAACTTGTGGGGCGGCGGCCCGGCTTCGTGGCGGTCGCACCGCACCAGGAGCTCGCGCAGCTTGTGGGGCAGCTGGGCCTCCATGTCGTTGTCCTCCTCGCCGAAGAGGCGCTGCTCCAGCACGCACAGCACGGAGAAGGCGGCTTGCTGGGCAGCCTGCTCGCTCTCGAACTGGCCCACGTCGCGCAGGTACTTGAGGAAGGCCTTGTAGGTCTGCGACGTGCGGGACTCGTGGCGCATGCGGCGGCGCTCGTCGAGCGGGATGTCCGTGCTGCGGTGCGTGGGGCCTCCTGCCTGCTGCCCGGTGCCGGGGATGTCTTGAGCTGCCATGTCTGATTCCTCGTTCCTCGGAGTGGGGTCCGACCCCAAAGCTGGAGCGCTCGCGGGTCCGGAGGAAGGCACGCGCCGCCCTGCGAGCCGCCCGTTTCCCGTGGACGGGGGCTGACGGGAAGCGCCTGCTCCCACTTTCCGTCATCGCCCTTGCACTGACGCGAGCGCGTCCGAATCTCTCCAGAGAGGTGCCGTCATGCGTGAAAGTCTTCGTCCCAGGGGAGAGGCCCTGCGCAGCGCAGCCCGCAGGATCGCGGTGCGGAGGACCGAGGAACCGGACACGCCCTTGTTCCAGATCATCACGGAGGCCGCCCGCCACTACGACCTCTCGCCGAGCGAGGAGCAGATGCTCCTGTCGGACCTGCTGCCCGGGAGCGCGGAGGCGCCCCAGCCCTGACGCGGCACGGCGGATGTCTGTCATTGAATGGAGGTTCGTGAGTCGGGCGATTCAGGCCTGACTCAGGAGACAAAGCGAGTCTGGCGAGAATTTTCCTCGCAATCCGTTTCATTGAATTCAAAAGCTGGCTGTCTGGACAAGGCTCCCGGGAATCGTTTAACTGATTCTGGGGAAGCGATTCCCCGTCCTTGGGGGCTGTCCATGAAAAGCTTGACGGTGGTGGCTGCGTTCGCGGTGTCGGCGCTGGGCATGGGTTCGCGCACGCGGCGACGCTGACTGACCCTGGGAGCCGTCCTGCCCGTGCGGTGGGGCGGCTCCTTGTGTTTGAGGAGGGGAGGACTGGAAAGCGCGTGAGGCCCTGGAGTAGATGGGCGCCCATGAACCTCCTTCGACTGTCGGTTGTTGGCGCGGGCGTGGCGTTCCTGGTGGCAGGCTGCGGGGGCCGCCGGAGCAACGGCAAGGTGGACTTCTCCCAGATGGGGCCGTCCATCAATTCCAAGCGCTATGCGAACCTGGAGAAGATCGCTGCCAAGGATCTCAAGTGCCAGGAAGAGCTGACGCCGCAGTACCTGGGTGAGAATCAATACCAGATGATCGGTTGCAACGCCGAAGGCGTCTATGAGCTGAAGTGCAAGGTGGGGCAGTGCTCCTGGATCCCGGACGTGAGGGCCCGCGCGGAGTTCGACATGGGCTGTTCACGGTTTGATCTCAAGACGTCCAAGCTGGATCGCGTCACGACGGGAGTCGCGGGCTGCGGGAAGCGCGCGACGTACCGACTGAGCACGGCGGGACGCGGGTACTCGTGGGTCCTGAACTCGCCCGTGGCCCAGGATGAGCTCTCCGCTCCGGCGCCTGCTGCTGCTCCGGAGCCCGCGCCGGCGCCCGTAGACGAAGTGCCGGTCCCGACCGAGCTTTGACCTGTACGGATGTGAATGCCTCAGGACGAGCCCACTTGAGACACGTCTCGACTTTTGAGACATGTCTCAAGTCCTGAGAAATGTATTATGAGCACAAATGTCGTGTTTCTTACGGTCTCGCCAGAAATAATTCGCGAGCCCCATGAAACTCTACGGACAGCTAGAAACCTCGGAGCCTGGCAGCCTGGAAGCATGCACGGTGCTGCTGGGCCAGTCGCCCAACGCGCCCCTCTTCACCGCGGAGTTCACGAGCCCGCAGGGTGCGTTCCTCCTCCAGAAGATCACCACCTCCGCGCTTCCCTTTCCCCTTTCGCTCTATGTCCTCCGCTCGGGGACTCCCGTCGTGGAGCACACCTTCGCCGACAAGGCCGCGCTGAACGCGGTGCTGGTCGCGGAGAGCAAGCCCGCCGCGGCGGACCGGCTGGTCATCCTCCAGCTGCCGGCGCTCGCTCCCGAACTGAAGGTGGCCTCGCGCACGTCGGTCACGACGATGGAGACCGCGACCGCTTCCCGGCTTGAGCAGAAGGCCCCTCTGTCGGCCGCTACGCCTGCCGCGACAGCGCCGAAAGTGGAGGTGGAGTTCATCTCCGTCCCGGGCGCGGTGGAGAGCTCCGCTGGCTCCGTCTCGGGGTACACCCTGGAGATCTCCTGTCCTGACACCGTCGCGGGAGACAGCGAAGTCACCCCCATCCACCAGGACTTCCTGCTCGGGCCCACGGGCGCCTTCCAGTTGACGCTCGCCATCACCGGCCGCATCTCCAGCAGCCTGCTCACCTTCGTGGTGCGCACCCCCAACGGCCTGCCGACCCGGCTCGTCTCTCCGACGCACCTCACCGTGAGCCAGGCCGCGAAGATGGCGGTGGTGAAGGTGCAGGTGGAGCCGTTCTCGCCCAACGTCCTCGTGCCGAGCTCCAGCGCACCCACCACCCGGGTCCTCAAGGGGCGCCTGGTGGACCCCACGGGCAGGGCGCTGACGCGGCAGCAGATCATCTTCCAGGCACTGCGAGGAGACGGGACGAGCCCCCCGCTCAAGGTGTCCCTCGCCGCGGTCACCACGCACAGCAGCGGCAACTTCTCCGTGGTGGTCCCCAACGAGCCGTTCCTCGGGGCCCACGCGGTGGTCTCCTCCCGTCCCGACGAGGAGCTCCCCATCACACTCAACGCGGATGGGACCTTCCCCGCGTTCACGCTGCTGGTCGTCGCGACAGGGAGCACGACCGAGGCCGCCAGCGATGAAGACGACTGCGCCTGCACCGACCCGACCCCTCGCCTGCCGGGCACGGAGGAGCTCGTCGCCAACGAGTCCAGCTACTCGCAGGACATCGGCGGCTCCTGCGTCAACTTCACCGTCCCCAACCGGTCGCTGGAGGAGTTCAGCCACTACGCCATCGTCCGCACCACGGACCCGCGCGGCCAGCTTGTCCCCATCCGCGAAGCCCCCGCCTGGGAGTGGAATGGCGACACCTCCGACCCGGCTGGCTACGCCCGTCATCTCCACCGCACCTTGCGGCAGACGCTGGGGAGCAAGAACCCCCTGCGCTGGGACGACGACGCCAGCGACTATGAGCTGTATCAAGCCGTGTCGCTGGCGCACGGCCACGTGCTCCACTTCAAGCAGACCTTCAAGGCGGACGGCTACTCGATGGGGGACCTGCTCTACTCCCTGCCGCTGGCCCCCGGGCAGAAGAAGCAGCTCGTCATCTACGACTGGAACCGGGAGGACGGGGCCTCGCGCGATGAGGCCACAGTGGCCGAAGAGGGGCTGACCCACAACCTGTCGAGAGACCGCGACATCGACGAAATCCTCAGTGGGACCGTCCAGGAGTCCATGCGGGGTGGCAGCTCGGCCAAGACGCGCGGCTTCTCCTTCGGCCTGGGGGGCGCTGGCAGCGGCAGCAAGAACGGCGTGGCCGTGGGGTTGTCCACCGGCTTCAGCCTCTCCGGCGGCTCGGGGACGTCCTCCGCGTGGCAGGACAACACCCGCGACATGACGTCCAGCCTGCACAACCGGCTGCGGGACGCCACCATGCAGGCCACGTCCTCCGTGCGCAGCCAGCGCTCCACGGTCGTCACCAGCGCGAAGCAGGGCGAATCGCTCTCCGTGCAGACCGAAGTGGTGGCCAACCACAACCACTGCCACGCGTTGACCATCCAGTACTTCGAAATCCTCCGGCACTTCGTCATCGAGCAGCAGGTGGTGGACGTCCAGGAGTGCCTCTTCGTCCCCTTGATGATGAGCCTCTTCACGGACGCGAAGATCCTCCGCTGGCGGGAGTGCCTGTCCGAGCACCTGCTCTACTCCCCGGAGACGACCCGGGGGCAGGAGCTGCGCCGGGGCTTCGACGCGATGGATCGCATTGCGCGGAACTACCAGGGCACGGACTTCCCTCGCCGCGTGGAGCCCTCCGGCGCGGTGACGTTCCTGCCCTACAGTGAGGAGTCCATCGAGGAATTCTCGGGTGAGCTCCAGCTCCGCCTGACGCTGAGCCGGCCGGCGGATCAAGCGGATGGGTCGATTGACGCCGCCGCCTGGGCCACCCTGAGCCATGTCTTCCTGGGGCTGGACATCCGGGGCATCAGCAACCTGTTCGTCAAGCTCTCCCTCGAGGAGCGCGAGCGCACCTTCCAGACGCAGCACGCCCCCGCGCTCGCCCGCAACTTCGTCGAGCAGCTTCGCTTCGAGGCCATCCTCGCGAACGGGACGACGGTGAAGGACCTGCGGCTGGACTGCACCCTGCTCACCGACTACGCCCCGGGCCGGCTGTTGACCGTCTCCGTGCGCTCCACGCGGACCACGGACATCAAGGCGCTCAAGGCAGGGGTGGCCCAGCAGCCCTTCACCGGCACCCCCGCGGACCTCAAGCGCAGCCAGATTGTCGGACTGCGGCTGAGCTCCCCCAGCCTGAGCCTGTCGGGCAGCTTCGCCGTCGTCGACCGGGGCACGCTGCGCTACCGCACGCCCCACTTCAGCGGGACGCTGGTGAACAACCAGGCCATCCGCAACGACATCGGTTTCGCGGATCAGATCTACCTGCCCACGCCCATGAAGCCCGAGGAGCAGCGCAACCCCTGGCAGGAGGACCAGCGGCTGGCGCAGCAGCTCCGGGATCATCTCAACCAGGAGAACCTGGAGTACTACCACCACGCCATCTGGTGCCACGGCATCACGCCGCACCGCCGGTACATGATGCTGGACCGCATCCACCTGGCGCAGGACGAGTTCAACTCCATCTATGCGCAACGCGGGGTGCTGGGCCGATCCCTGGCATCGCTGGTGGAGAACCGGCTGCTGGGGGTCGCGGGCAACTCGCTCGTGTTCCCGGTGGCCCGTGGCCTCAACCTGGACCCCACCTACGAGATGGGCACCCCGGACCAGAGCGGCAGTGGGGCCATGGCCCATGCCTCGCTGCTGGAGCACTACCAGACGGAGGCCGAGCGCGAAGGGGGGCAGGGCGCGGTCTTCCGCCTGAGCGTGCCCACGCCCGGAGTCTTCGCGGAGGCCGTGCGCGGCGCCTGCAACGCCTGCGAGCGCATCGATGACACGCGCTTCTGGCGATGGGAGCAGTCGCCCTCGGACGAGCCCACCGCCATCAACCCGGTGAGCACGGACAGCCGCTACCAGGCGCCGCAGAGCACCACGCCCACCGCGCTCCCGCAGCCCATCGTCAACATCCAGAACGCACCGGCCGCGCCGGATCCCTCGGGGGTGGGCTCGCTGCTGAACGCGCTCACCCAGGTGAGCCCGTTCGCCAACCTGACGGGCCTGGACCAGAACCAGCAGAACGCCCTGGCGGCGATGACCTCCAACCAGGAGACCGCGCGGGCCTTCGGAGAGATGGCCACGAAGCTCGCGCTGTCAGCCCAGAGCAGCCGCAACTCCGCCGTCCTGAACGAGCAGATCGACAAGGCCTTCCCTGTCGCCAGAGCCCCGGCGAAGAACCAGGAGTGGAAGGAGCGGTTGCTGAACGCGCAGCTCGGCGGCGACTCCCAGGCTTTGAGCTCGAAGGCGTCACCGCTGGATCAGGTGGACCTGCGTCAGACCATCGACGCGGTCCGTGCCTCGCCTGGCATGGAGGTGGACGTGGGGCCGTCCCAGGTCGCGGTTCGCAACCGCTCGGGCACCCGGAGCGCCAGCTCCGCGACCTCCACCCCGACGGTCTCGGACGAGCAGGTGCAGCCGCCGACGGAGTGGCCGTTCATCGAGGGCTACTCACAGATCACGGCGGCCTACCCGCGACTGACGCAGATCCTCGAAAGCTCCAGCGTCTTCCGTCAGTCCGTCATCGAGCCCTTCGCCAACCGAGGCGCCGCCGACTACGTCCCGTTGCTCATCGAGGTTTCTCCGACCGCCACGAACGGCTTCGATGGCCAGTGCATCATCGAGGTGCGGGACCCTGCCGACACGACGACGCCGGGCGGCACCTGGATCTCGCTCCTCCAGCTCACCCGGGAGCTCGCCGGGTTCGACATGGCCCGCGACGTGAGGATCCGCCTCCAGATCGCGATGCGGGGACAGGCCACCCGGCACCCGGGCGGCATCCTCCTGATCATCTCCCACGAGTGGGCGCTGCATGGGCTTGGCAACCGCGAGACGGTTCTCCGGGCCCGGAGCGAGGGCTGGACGCTCAAGGCGCTGCGCGACTTCTACATCACCGAAGTGACCAGCCATCAGCACCACCGCCAGGTTGGCGCGGGCACCAATGCAACCTACGAAGCGGTGAACGATGAGCTGGAGCAGTTGCTCGCCAACATGGACCCGCTGGTCACGGTGAAGATCAAGCCGTCCTATGTTGACGAGGGGACCCGGCTGCTGCCGCTGCCCGCCCGTGCCGTCGCGCCCCAGGGCACCCGGATCCACGCATTGAACCGCCAGCACAACCTGTACACGGCCCACCAGATGTTCGCGTTCGAGCGCGACATGGAGAAGACCTACAAATACAACCCGGCCCATCCCATGAACTACCTGGAGGAAGGCACGTCGGCCGACGCCTTCCCGTGGGACTATCTCGATTCTGACCAGAGCCGGCGGACGGGAACGCCGTAGTCCGGGGCAGGACGGGTGCTCCGGACTCTTCGCATCAGGGGAGGGTCCGGAGCAGCTCGTCTACGACCATCAACCTCAAGTGAAGTGGGAATCCCACCACCGAGGGTCATCGATTGAAGGTTCGCGGGACGGAAGGTGGAGCGCAATCTTCCAACGCTCCTGAGCGAACCGGCCGATTTCGAGGGCGACCTCGCTCATATGCTCGGAAGGGCCGCGCATCAAAACCAGGCAAACAGCGGTAAACCGCGGATGCTCGCGTGATGCGCCTGGAAGGATGGCGTGCAGGTTGAGCATCCAGCCCTCGCTGTCTCCATCCCAGAGCGCCTCAAGTGCCAACGGTGGTTGCGGCAACGCCTCCAGGCTCGCAAGGGCGTGTGTACGCCAATACTCAGGTGTCAGGGTCTGTCTGTAAGCCAGCCTGGATTGCCGCCAGCTTTCATTCGTCTCTTTGAGTTCCTGGGAGCGGATGACCATCAGCTCCACTGCATCGCTGAGCCTGCATGGCATCCGCTCCTTGATGAATCGGATTGCCCTGAACGTCTCCCCGCTCATGATCAATGCATCTGTTTCGCTCAACAGGTCCGCCCGAATTCTGCCTGGGCCCATGTTCACCTCCTGCAATCAGTCCTTCCAGAGGATCTTCCACGGGTGCTTGCGCAGGTCCGTGACCAGGGTCTTCAGCTCGTCGTAGAGGGCAGGGTCCTTGAGCAGGGCGCCCCCGGTTCCCTCACCGGAATCGAGCTGTCCGAGGATCCGGTCCGCCTTGGTGGCGATCTGCTCCAGCTGGCCCGCCGCTGCCGTGAAGCGCTGGAGGGCCAGCTTCACCTGCTGGCCGTCCTCGGGCGTCAGTGGGCCTGTTACCGCCGCCAGGCCGTCCAGCGTCGTTCCGGCGGACTTCGTCAGGCCGGGGAGGTCCTTTCGCATCAGGGCTGCCACGGCGGAAGCGTCGTCCAGGAGGCGCGCTCCCTTGCCTCCGGGCTGCATGGACTCCTTGGCCAGTTGCGCGAGCTGCCGCAGGTCCTTTGACGCCGCTGACAGCTCCGTGGCCAAGACCTTCACGTCGCCTTTGTTCTCAGTCAGGACCTCGTCCAGCGTCCTCGCCAACCGAGACACGTTGGCGGCCAGGCCCGTGACGGCCTCCGGGTCCTTCTCCAGCATGTCCGACAACAACGTCACGAACTTGGAGAGCTGCTCCGACAGCAGGTCCAGGCGCGGCGCATCCACGCCTCGTAGCGCATCCGTCTCCGGCAGCGGCGCGTCCGCGTTGCCTGGGTTCAACTCCAGATAGGGCTCACCCAGCAGGCCCACCGTTCCCACCGTTACCCTGGCGTCCTTGCGCAGGGCGCCCTTTGCCGCGGGCTCCACGGACAGGTCCATGCGGACGGGGAGGGGGAGGCCCTTCGCGTCCCTTCGGCCCGCCAGGAGATGGATGGTGTCCACCTTGCCCACCTGGACGCCTCCCAGCTTCACCGGGGCTCCCTGCACCACGTTGCCCGTGTGCGCGAAGTCCACCTCCAGCCTGGCGCCCCGGCCCAGCGTCAGCTCTCCCATCAACCAGAGCAACACCAGCACTCCCACCAGCGTCGCGAGCACCAGCGCTCCGACCTTCAACTCCAGCCGTTGCTCATCCATCCGTCGCGCCCTCCATGAACGGCGCTGTCAGCGTCCGCAGCTCCGGGGCAGGGGACTCCAGGAAGCCCTCCGGGCTCCCCAGGTACGCGTTGCGTCCCTTCGCCACCACCAGCACCCGGTCCGCGATGCCTCTCAACTGCCGGTAGTCGTGCGACACCACCAGCGCTCCCAGGCCCTGCTCCTTCAACGACGCCAACACCGCCTCCACCTGCATCGCCGCCCTCCGGTCCAACCCCGTCGTTGGCTCGTCCAACAGCAGGTAGCGCGGCTTGAGCACCAGGGCCCTCGCGATGGCCGCGCGCTTCTTCGCCCCGGGCCCCAGCTCCGGCGGCAGCCGGTCCGCCCATTCCTTCAGGCCCACCTTCTCCAGCGCCGTCTCCACCGCTTCTTCCGGGGCGTTTGGATCCGCGAGGCGCACGTTCTCCCGCAGCGTCCTCCAGTCCAGCAGCGCGGGTCCCTGCACCAGATACGGCGCCCGGCGGCGGAGCGTCACCAGCGTCCTTTCCGGCTGCGTGTCCACCCGCTCCCCGAACAGCGTCACCTTGCCGGCCTGGGGCTTCAGCAGGCCCACCGCCAGACGGCACAGCACGCTCTTGCCGGAGCCGCTCGCTCCCGCGATGAACGTCAGTTCCCGCGTGGAGACCTGCGCGCTCAGGCCGTCCAGGACGCGGCGGCCCTGCTCGAAGGCGATCGCCACGTCCTCGAAGAGCAGCGTGTCCGGACCGGTGTCATTCACAGGCGCACGAACTGGAACGCAAGCGACACCGTCAGGTCAATCAACAGACATCCCAGACTGGCCGCCACGACGCCTTCCGTCGTGGCCTCGCCCACCGCCTCCGCGCCGCCCCGGGCGTTCAATCCCGCCACCGCCGCCGCGAGCGGGATGTACAGACCGCAGGCCACGACCTTCAGCCCTCCGACCAGCACGTCCCACCCATCCACGTACCTCGCGTCCATGAACGCCCGGCCGTCGATGTTCAACGCCACGCTCGCCACCAGCACCGCTGACGCCGTCGCCGCCACCGTCCCCAGCACGCTCAGGAGCGGCACTCCGACCAACCCCGCCACCACCCGGGGCGCCACGAGGTCCGCGTAGGGATCCCCCGCGGACATCTCCAGCGCCTCCACCTGTTCGTTCACGCTCATCGTGGCCAGCTCCGCGGAGTGGCTCGCGCCCGCTCTCGACGCCGTCAGCAGCGCCGACACCGCGGGGCCCAGCTCGCGCACCAGCATCTCGAAGTAGGCCGGGCCCAGCACCGCCACGTTGCCAATCAGCTTCTTCGCCTGCGCGTTGGCGATCATCACCAGCACCGCGCCGAAGAAGGCCATGCCGGACATCACCAGCCACACGCTGCGCCCGCCCAGCTCGTGCACCTGCGCCAGGGTCTCACGCCACGGGATTCCCTCCCGCGCGCCCGCCCGCACCGTGCGCGCCAGCATCACCCCTGGCGCCCCGAAGAAGGTCAGCACGCGCTTCATGCCAGCCACCT
This DNA window, taken from Corallococcus coralloides DSM 2259, encodes the following:
- a CDS encoding DUF2267 domain-containing protein, with amino-acid sequence MAAQDIPGTGQQAGGPTHRSTDIPLDERRRMRHESRTSQTYKAFLKYLRDVGQFESEQAAQQAAFSVLCVLEQRLFGEEDNDMEAQLPHKLRELLVRCDRHEAGPPPHKFGRAEMLAMVSTDLGVEAENAEPIVRAVFSAIQAQISEGESNDIAGELPTDLRDLWARAT
- a CDS encoding MlaD family protein — its product is MDEQRLELKVGALVLATLVGVLVLLWLMGELTLGRGARLEVDFAHTGNVVQGAPVKLGGVQVGKVDTIHLLAGRRDAKGLPLPVRMDLSVEPAAKGALRKDARVTVGTVGLLGEPYLELNPGNADAPLPETDALRGVDAPRLDLLSEQLSKFVTLLSDMLEKDPEAVTGLAANVSRLARTLDEVLTENKGDVKVLATELSAASKDLRQLAQLAKESMQPGGKGARLLDDASAVAALMRKDLPGLTKSAGTTLDGLAAVTGPLTPEDGQQVKLALQRFTAAAGQLEQIATKADRILGQLDSGEGTGGALLKDPALYDELKTLVTDLRKHPWKILWKD
- a CDS encoding ATP-binding cassette domain-containing protein, which encodes MNDTGPDTLLFEDVAIAFEQGRRVLDGLSAQVSTRELTFIAGASGSGKSVLCRLAVGLLKPQAGKVTLFGERVDTQPERTLVTLRRRAPYLVQGPALLDWRTLRENVRLADPNAPEEAVETALEKVGLKEWADRLPPELGPGAKKRAAIARALVLKPRYLLLDEPTTGLDRRAAMQVEAVLASLKEQGLGALVVSHDYRQLRGIADRVLVVAKGRNAYLGSPEGFLESPAPELRTLTAPFMEGATDG
- a CDS encoding MlaE family ABC transporter permease, translating into MKRVLTFFGAPGVMLARTVRAGAREGIPWRETLAQVHELGGRSVWLVMSGMAFFGAVLVMIANAQAKKLIGNVAVLGPAYFEMLVRELGPAVSALLTASRAGASHSAELATMSVNEQVEALEMSAGDPYADLVAPRVVAGLVGVPLLSVLGTVAATASAVLVASVALNIDGRAFMDARYVDGWDVLVGGLKVVACGLYIPLAAAVAGLNARGGAEAVGEATTEGVVAASLGCLLIDLTVSLAFQFVRL